The Argentina anserina chromosome 5, drPotAnse1.1, whole genome shotgun sequence genome includes the window AAGTTAAAAGAGGATGAAATCAGACGTTTGAAAGCTGCACAGGAAAACTTGGAAACAGAAAAGCATAATCTTCATTTGAGCAAGGATACTCTTGTTAAGAAACTAGATGTATCGGTCCTTGAGATAAAGAACCTCGAAGGTTTTGTTCATCTGTTGACTGCACGTTTGACTGAACTGGATAGACAAAGTTTGATCTTTGTAGAAAAGTTCGATAAGCTAAACTCTCTCTATGAGGCTTGCTTCCAGTTAGTAAATCAGGAGAGAGACCTTTCTGCCAAGCTTGCTCAGAGACAGTATGATCAACTGCACAACAGGTTCTTGAACTTAACATCAGAAAAAGATGCTATAAAAATGGTGAATCAAGAGTTGAACAATAGGGTCATGGAACTTCAGAAAGTTCAGGAGGCTATCATGGAACAACTTACAGAGGAAAGCCGTACAGCTAGAGAGAGGATACAGAAATTGGAGTTTGAAACTGAAATTCTGATCTCCAAGAAGATTGAAACAGAGAAGTTGGTGTCTGAATTAGAACTGCAGATTGATTATCTGTCAGAAAGTTCAAGATCCTCTGAGAATAAAATGGTTTGCAAATTTCAACAGACATTTTATATTATGAGATGTATGTTTGCCATTATAAACTTGTTTTTGTCTATTCTGCAGCAAGATTTGCTGATCAAACTCTCAGCACTAGAAACTGAGAACAAAGGCAATACAGAGAAACTACAAGTAGAGATACAGAAGAAAGAGGAGCAAATAGATGGATTACTTAAAGATGGTGAAACACATGAGCAGCATGTAGATTTAATGAATAAACAAGTCAGCCAGCTTCATAGCACACTAGAGGAGAAGGAGCAACTTATTGTGCAATATAAGGAACTAGAGAAGAATCTGGAGGAACAGATCACAGAGGTGTTCGcaattaaatataaatatgagATGTTTGTAAAACCATATCATATGTACTTACAGTTCTGTATTTTGTTGCAGAACCGTGCATCTCTGACTGCTGCAGAAACTAGACTTGTGGAAGATAAGAAGCAATATGACCTCATGCTTGAGAGTAAACAACTAGAACTTTCAAGGCATTTGAAGGACATATCACAGAGGAATGATCAGGTGTGGTCTCTTATGATCTAAACATCTGCACCATACAGTTTAACTATGTTTGAATTGACGTTAGGACAAATTTACTTAGGCAATTAATGACATCCGGAGGAAGTATGAGGTCGAGAAGCTGGAGATCATTAACATGGAAAAGCAAAAGGTTTGCTCCATTTTATTATGTCCTGGAATAAGTTACAGCTGAAACGTGTTCTTGATTTGATATTCGTTTAATTGAAACTTCAGGCAGAAAATCTTGTTCGAGAAAGGGAGATAGAATGCGAGAAAAAGCTTGAAGAATGCAAAGAAGAATCTAGGCAGCACTTGATACGTATTCAGGAGGAACATGCTGCACTGGTATGCGAGGGAAAGTGGTGCATTTTATTAGTATAAAACTGATAATGAATTTTGTCGAAAATATATGTTTGATATTacaatttggtttattttgttTACTTTTTCCTACACATTCTCTGACATTATCAGACATATACATTCAGTAGAGGACtaattatttgttatatgttagATTCAAcattaaattttgttttttcagtCCTCAGCATTCACTATTAGTCTATAGTATTTGCAAATTATAAGTtgacaagaaaaacaaacagaaaaaatcCCTTAGTACTCCATCGAGTCTGTTTGCATGCTAATAATTCTGCTAAATAGCCTACCTGCAATGTTTTAGTGACTCTCCAACTCTTTTCAAAGAATTCTTATAACTTTTACCCTTGGCTCTGTTCAAAATAGCTCACTTTTGATCTGGGAGGTTGCTCCTTTCATGAGGCATATCTATTACACTCTTCACTATGTTAACTACACCAATTAGCTTGCCATATTTGGGTTAGATTAATATTTATTGACTTTCATATATGCAGGTCAGTAATCTTCAGCACGAACATGATGACAAGGAGCGAAGTCTAAAAGCTAAACACAGTGAAGAGCTAAAGCAGATCCAACTTCAAGCTGAAAATGAGTTGAGAGAGGTTTGTAACTTAACATAGTTTTAAGCTCAAACTAAGTTGGGTCTAACATGTCTAAGTTACTAATCGGATTATTTTTGTTATAGAAAGTAACATTAATGAGGAATGAACATGAAGCCCAACTAAGAGCATTGAGGCTTCAGCatgaagatgaaattaagAAACTTCAGGAGGACTTGGATCTTCAAAAGACTAAAGTACATATCTTTCCTATGTTCTATCTTCTGACCTTTTTTTTGGGGTACATTCTCTTATATATTCTCATCATCGCAGGAGGAAAAGCAGAGGGCATTACTGCAACTGCAGTGGAAAGTTATGAGCGATAACCCAGAGGAGGAGCAAGAATTGAATTCAAAGAAGGTTGGCTTTAAGATAGatgcatctctctctctctctctctctctctctcagcccAACACCAGATTGTTAATATTTTCATTAACATCTGAATGCAGTGATGAAAATCATGCTATACTAATATATGGTATAGATACTTACGATTTAAGTTTTGAAGTCTGTATTCGTAAAATAATAGGGACATACGCAACTTTGGTTCAGTTTTATTAGATATGCATGATTGAGTAGAGTGAACCTGTAATAAGAATGTGCTTACAAAGAGGCATGGGTTTATGCAGTGGGAGAGCATATATTTGAAAGATTTAATTTTTGGGAGAGTGATTGAAGTATGAAATTTCATTATCTGATAATAGTCTGGACTCTGGAGTTTCTATCAATATGTTGAGTTCATCCTTTGTCAGGAATACTCGATTTCATCGAGGAGAAACCCTGTTAGAAGGAGAGGTCAGCGTTCTTTAAGAAGACAGGAGCATGACAAGAAGGTGGCACGATACTCTGCAAATCCTGTTATTTTATTTCACGCTTCGTCCTTTTTCACATGATAATATGACTCTCCAGTCTCCACCTTATGATATTTCATTCTATTTGGTTTGTAGGATTCGCCTTTAGTGGGAGCAACACATACACCAGTGTCAACACTGTTGAAGAAAGCTTCAGAGAATatgaattcaccaagtgtgaTGAATATTTCAAAGCATCACAACAAGGTAGTATAAAATAGCTTTGTAGCAACTTCTGTAGTTGAAATTGgattattattataaaatttattattagtCTCTTGCTAAATTGGTAGTGGCAATAATTCTTAAGGGCTTAATGTTACTTATTAAGATATGATTACTTCTTGCCTTATCCCATCAGTGCATGATTTTTGCCTTATCCATTGTAGGTAATTCGTGACGAATATGAAGTTGAAACTGGTAATGGAAGAACTATTAAACGGAAAACAAGAAGCACAGTCATGTATGAGGTATGAACCTGGTGACTTCTGTGGAGCTATTTACTCAATCTCTACTTACATCTCATTACCCCAATACTTAAGGTTAATGTCTGTATAACATCAGGATCCAAGAAAACATAAGAGGACAAATACACCAAAAGTAAAAAGCCCCAGGAGTGTAGTCAAGGTAAGTTAAATGCATTACTTCATTTCAGTTTTGTAGTATCTCGTGATCCATCTACTGTCTCATGTCTCAAATCACTTATAAGCTAGGCTCGTATTGCTCTTGTTTATAATATATCAGAGTGAATAGTTGATACTGATAACATTGATATAAGAATTGTCATGCTTTTAGAATGACATTCCAAAGATTCTGCATTTGGTTTCCTCGATCAAATGATGGAAATCGGTACCATGTAGCTGAAACATAGAAAAGTTGGTTATTTGGAACACAATTTTTAAATCGAAAGATTACTGTATGGAATTATTTGCTATCTGGATGCATGCCTTGAATGATATAATGCAGCACCCATTTTTGATTGTGCAAATACTGAACTAGCAATATGTTATAATTGTTTGCAGGGATCCAAGGGAGAGAATCAACCACGTCCTTCAAACATTGGTGACCTGTTTTCAGAAGGATCTCTGAATCCATATGCTGATGATCCATATGCATTCGATTAAGGTATTTTAATGTCAACCAATGATACTCTACATAATTTCACTTTATCATCAAAATATGACCAGTTCTGCATTAAGATCTCCCactttattttcaatttataaATATCTGTATTCCTTCAGTTGCAATATGGTATTGAATTGGTTCGATTGGTCTTTATATCTCAGTTTAGACTCAATTTAGGTTAAGTATAGTCTTTGAGAAAATATAGAGTACATCTATACGGTAACATATACCAAATCAAACCCTCAATGCAGTTATCctactttgttttgtttcaggTCGGGAACTGCCTCACACAGATAGCCAGCATGCAATCTGATGTTGTACAGGATTTGGTGGACATATTCCTCGAGTATGTGTGTACATAGGATTAGCGCAACTGTACTGATATAGCGCATTATCATCGATTTGAAACTCTTTTGTCTGTAACCAATCACTCTTTGCACGTATAGAGGCGTACGTAGTACTGAAAGTGATTTTTCACCTATCTATGTGATCACGGCAAATAGAAGGTCAAGAAGTTCATTGAAAATATGATTGCTACATTGCAGATAAAAAGACATGACAgtttatatagtttcaaaaaaaatgatCCTTTTTCTCTGATTGGACTCAATATGAGCATGATACAATACTGGTTTCATGCTTTTGTACATCTTATAAACCTTAGAAAGCTGCAGTTGCATGTACAATCTAAACCGTACATCTGATTACAATAGAGGGAGAGCTAGGTTCCACCATAGAAATGGCTTCATAACAAAAGAATCCCACATTTACTTAAAAAAACACAACTACAATATGTCAGAAAACTAATCATCACTATTCTACTATTTCTACCACGGCAGAGAGCTCAGCTGATCTTCATCATTGGTAAAGTATCCACTGAGTTCGTCGAGTGGAATTTCAAAGTCGATGGCCCTCATCAGATCGAAATCGATATCATCAAGAAGCTGCTGCTCATGAGGGTTAGAGCTAGAGGCTTGATCTTGTTGTTGCTCTTGTTTATATTCTTGTTGCTCACTAGTTGCTACTTGAACTCCAGAAGCCATCAGCTGAGCTTCATTCAACTTGACATTCTCGTCGAACATGGCAGTGGGAGGGAACTTTACATTATCATGTTGGTTGTAATtgctctcatcttcatgagaaTGATAGGGAGAAAGCACTGGCTGAGAAGTAGCACTAGTAGTAAAGGAGGCAGTGCTTTCTTCACACACTTGCTCCGATGATCTTCTCGGTTCTAGTTTCCGGCGATTGGAAGACCCTTTGCTTTTCAAACTCTCACCATTCTCATCTGCAACAAACTTCCTCTTATTCTTTCTTCCTCTTTCTCCTCCTTTATCATTCACCTTGAGACGGCACAATGCCAAGTCCGGTGCTCGGTTGATGGTATATTCATCCATTAACCAAGCACCATGGTGCTCAAACGCAGTGTCCTTCGCCTCGTATCTGAATTTCCTCACTTTCCCATACTCTTCTTCAATCCCAGAAACATACACCGGCTTCGCGGTTTCCGTCTCGCTCCAAGTGCCGCCATCGGAGCCAACTTTGCGGGACTTACGTATCTTGTTAGGGTTCACCTTCTGAGCATGGGAGAAGAAGTAGATAAACTCTTGGTGAGGAAACTTGGCATGCTGATACAGTCTCCATATCTCCCAAGGTGGTAACCCTGTTTCGCCATATATGCATATTTCAGGGAAGGCCTGAATGTGATTGCTTGAGTTTGAGTCCGTGAATAACTTGTGGTATAGATAAAAGCCGACTAACACGGCCTCGCTGGGTTGGAATGTCTTCACGACACCCACGTCTAATTCATCAAGAGTTGTGAAAGCCATTGGAATGAGAAGGGAGATGATGGAATGAAAGACGAAGAATACGGAAGTTTCAAACCTTAGGGTGTGTCTGTTCTTTCGAAATTGCAGAAGGAGAGCTGATCTTGAGGGATAAATATAGGCGCTGGTTATTACCTAACAGATTAAGGAAAATTAGATTTTATGATAAGAACAACTGGCTAATCCTGGCAGATAAGGAAAAGCCattttaataataatttttccaaAGGGCCGTTATAATTTTTGAATAGTGTCCTAATCTGAAGTACGACATGCCTAATTCGACAAGGTAATAAGGGTTCAATTCCATTTAGTGGAGTGATTCGTAGTTATACTTTTTACCAGTCCGAACTTTTAATCATAATTTTCCCTATAATCAGCTCCACAAAATTATGTTAAGCAGCTTATGATTTGAAACCTCAAATTTAATAACTACATTGTCCAGCATTTGGtacaaatgaaatttttgatgCGGTTAGTAGAAGGAGTGTAAAATCCAGGAAGTATTGATTGACTGTAGCAGTGTCACGATCctgaaatttcaagtatgaaactcgaaatCGAAACCGTGAAAAActtta containing:
- the LOC126794445 gene encoding synaptonemal complex protein 2-like; amino-acid sequence: MQKLGFPSMRSLDQFKSLSKSASGAPPKTFAAYSSRPPESTSSGSFANLKLTAEKLVKEQASVKTDLEMANTKLKKSMDHIRVLEEKLQNAFNENAKFKVKQKEDEKLWKGLESKFSSTKTLCDQLTETLQLLASQVQDAEKDREFLEGKLSASSIALDGLSQQMNDLTIKLESSEETIRNREKELQEHRLEKEETDKLYRNEQCRTANLIEEKDNMIKNFEETLATNRLATESLNTKLGEVHLELKLKEDEIRRLKAAQENLETEKHNLHLSKDTLVKKLDVSVLEIKNLEGFVHLLTARLTELDRQSLIFVEKFDKLNSLYEACFQLVNQERDLSAKLAQRQYDQLHNRFLNLTSEKDAIKMVNQELNNRVMELQKVQEAIMEQLTEESRTARERIQKLEFETEILISKKIETEKLVSELELQIDYLSESSRSSENKMQDLLIKLSALETENKGNTEKLQVEIQKKEEQIDGLLKDGETHEQHVDLMNKQVSQLHSTLEEKEQLIVQYKELEKNLEEQITENRASLTAAETRLVEDKKQYDLMLESKQLELSRHLKDISQRNDQAINDIRRKYEVEKLEIINMEKQKAENLVREREIECEKKLEECKEESRQHLIRIQEEHAALVSNLQHEHDDKERSLKAKHSEELKQIQLQAENELREKVTLMRNEHEAQLRALRLQHEDEIKKLQEDLDLQKTKEEKQRALLQLQWKVMSDNPEEEQELNSKKEYSISSRRNPVRRRGQRSLRRQEHDKKDSPLVGATHTPVSTLLKKASENMNSPSVMNISKHHNKVIRDEYEVETGNGRTIKRKTRSTVMYEDPRKHKRTNTPKVKSPRSVVKGSKGENQPRPSNIGDLFSEGSLNPYADDPYAFD
- the LOC126795868 gene encoding uncharacterized protein LOC126795868; amino-acid sequence: MAFTTLDELDVGVVKTFQPSEAVLVGFYLYHKLFTDSNSSNHIQAFPEICIYGETGLPPWEIWRLYQHAKFPHQEFIYFFSHAQKVNPNKIRKSRKVGSDGGTWSETETAKPVYVSGIEEEYGKVRKFRYEAKDTAFEHHGAWLMDEYTINRAPDLALCRLKVNDKGGERGRKNKRKFVADENGESLKSKGSSNRRKLEPRRSSEQVCEESTASFTTSATSQPVLSPYHSHEDESNYNQHDNVKFPPTAMFDENVKLNEAQLMASGVQVATSEQQEYKQEQQQDQASSSNPHEQQLLDDIDFDLMRAIDFEIPLDELSGYFTNDEDQLSSLPW